The window ATCTCAACGTTCCTCCCTCCATGAGTTTCACCATCTTCTGTGTTATGTGTAGTCCCAATCCTTCCCTTGATGTATCTTTCCTCAAAGGCTGAAACATCTCTCTTACTAGATCGTCAGGCAGTCCCGGTGCCGGGTGTATTATCCTGAACTCTAGCTCTACTCTCTTCATTCTTTTCCCTATAGCTTCTATCCGTGACATTACCTTAAATGATACGCACAGTCCCTTTAATGCAGGAGTGAACCGTATGCTGCTTGAGAGTGTCTCTGAAAGGATTTGCTGAAGCCTTAAGGAATCTCCATACAGTCTCATTAACGAAACTTCTTGAGGATAATCGCAGATGATCTGCACTTTACGTTCTATGCTCAGCTCCATGACTTGTTTTACAACTGATTCCAGGGATTCCTCAAGGCTGAATTCGCTGCAACCCAGCTGCACATACCTGATTTAAAGAcatcaacaaacaaacaaacaaaaagcaaCAGGATTAGAacagaaaattcaaaaaatagtaACCAATCCAACCAGGAAAAAAACACAAGAATCCAGGTTATAGTAGTACCCATCCTCAATTCCCTCTATGTCTGAGTCGCTTATGACTTTGGCTAACTGCTCCCTGCATGACACGCTTGTACTCAAGAGCTGCTTTTGTTCTTCATTTAATCCAGATGAATGTAGAAAATCTTGAAGGAAGGATATTGCTTTTTCTGGATTCTCCACTTGTTGGCGGAGATATGCCATTTTGTTGACAGCGCAGGCCATTGCCTGCTCTGATATTCGCTGAACCTGTAGAGCGTATTGGAGTTCTGGACTAGGTACTTGCAGAAAGCATAAAACCCCTGTAACTTTTCCTTCCATGTCAGTTCTTTTGTTTGCAGAAAGCAAGGCCTCGATGAATCTACCATCACGATGGTAGAAGCCAAATAAAAGCTTCTCTATGTTATCCTGGCCAGAACTCACAGCATTTAAAGCTATTCTGAGTTTAGTTAACGTGTCATGGTCTTGAAGGCGACAGCATGAGTCATTTGAGGTGAAAACCTCTCCAAGAAGCATTTTATTCACAGCTTCTTCTCTCCTTATACCAGAGAGCTTCTGCATCGCGTCGTTCCACTCTGAGCATAACCCATTCTCAGTGGTCATAAAAATTGGTGGGATCAGTGTTGAAGGGCTCCACATGATTCTGGCGTAATCTCCTTGCACGCGGCTATACTTCTCAATAAGCGTCTTCTGGCCTGTAACATCTTGTCCAATGAAGCACACACCAAGAACATTATTCCTTGTATCTCTGCTACAGCAAGTGTTGACGACTAATTCAATAGGACTGCTTTTCCTTTTAGGACCAAATGCTCTGATCCTGATCTCGGCGCCACGTTCTTCGCTACCTATTATGTATTAGTATTATGAATGAAAATAGTCTGGAAAATatgaaaactaaatataaaaggGAACCGGAAACAACACAAACGACATTTGCTTCCAAATACTGACCTTGGAGAGCCAATGCTAACATGTTCTTAACGGTTATTGCAGAATCATCTTCAACGATATCTGATACAGGTTTGCCTATCGCTTGTTCAACAGCCAACCCAGTCACCTCAGCCGCTTTTGAATTCCAACCGTTTATAACACCAGAGGCATCAGCCGCAAAGATCGGAACAGCAGCTGTGTCAATCAACCGCACCATTTCGTTCACAATAACACACATTTCATCCACCTTCTGGACTCTATTATCCACAAACGGCGGCACATTCACAACAGTGTCTGGATGCTCCTCTTGCAGTGAGCCTTTTATTATCAGCTGCAGAGAATTGATTGCATCCATTTCCATGTCATCCCAGGGCATACTTTTCCACCGGACTATTTCCATAAAAGCCTTGAACGAGGATCTAGGATGCATCCTTTTACCATCTCTGTCATCAGGATCATGTCTTGCACCACCCCACTTGATCTGTTTTGCAGTGCCAGACCGGAACCAGAAAAGGAAAACCTTTTGGGTTATATGTACGGCAGCCATTCCACAGATTGACTCCCCGAGGACGGAAGCATCCGGATAGCCAGACTCCATTAGACTTTCAGTGGTAACGCCACTGTTTCCTCCTCCTTGACTTTTGAGAACCCAATCGATTATATCTCTAATTTGTGTCTCTGTAGGAGCAACCCCTAAAGCCCAGAGCTTATCTCTGTAATAAAGAGCTGCTCCATCACATTTAACAAGATCCATTATATTTGGAGACTGAGTGACTATACCTATAGGTGCATTGCGAAAAAGCATGTCACATAGCACACTCTGAGTTTGCAGAATATGCTTCTCTTTCAACAGAAGAGCTGATTCCGCTTCCTTGTTGATGTGCACGCCAAACACCTGAGTCAAGAATTCACAGGCATATCTCAGAGGAAACGGGACGACCCTAGGACTTGCGTGATGACAAACCACTAAGCCCCATAAGGTTCTACCCGTCTGCAAATCTCTGTTCATCTCATCACTCTCACTACCATTGATCGTTACGGACATAACAAGAGATGCCACTGAGCCCATATTACTCATATACTGCGCGTGACAGCCATGAGGAGCTCTCAGAGTAGATCCAGCGAGAGTAATCGGCTGTGAGAGACTCTTGTCCTGGACTACTTTAACTGGAACAGCCGAACAATCACAAATCATCCTAACCTTGTTCCTCATAAAGAGAAATCTAGAGGCTTGTGGTATATCAGTAGCCGAGTAATGCAACCCAAGATAAGGTTCCAAGTCTGCCTTACAGCACTCAGCAATCACTTCCCCATGCCCATCTCCATGAAACTTATAAACCATCACCCTATCATACCCGGTTAACTCACTAACTTCCTTAACTAAAGCATCACAGAGCAACGACATATTCCCACTAGGCAAAGCCTGCAACCTCGAAATCGATTTAGCAGCGAGCTTGTATGACTTCAACGCACCAGCAGCAGTCACTGGGACCTCATCAAGACCCACTGGCTCCAAATCTATAACGAGACCTTGTTCAATCCGATGGAGAATGGCATAGAAAGGCTTACCCGAAGTCCTGCAGTGAAGCGTGATAGGATTCAGAATACTAATCTCACCAAAGTCAGCAGCTTTCTGCAACGCAGAAGAGCCTTGAGACTGAAACAGAGACTGCACATCAGTTCCGATACTCAGAGCCTCACGTTGCTCCATGCTAGGCACAGTGTGTGGAGACAAACCCAACATCTCTTGCGTGTTCTCGCTAAAGGCAATTACTTTGAGGGTCTTGTCGTCAACGACGATTAAGCAACCAAAGGGCTGAATCAACATCCCTCTCTGAATCTTGTGTAAGTAAGATGAGACGTCTGAAGAGGAAGGGATGTCGTAGGACGAGGAGGTGGGCATGTTCACGTGAATTGAAGCTGAGTAGTCGAATAAGCGCTCGGATTCCTCGAAACTCCCGTGGAGCTTTGCATCAGCGAGGACTTGTGAAGAAAGTCGAGAGTTGTTTCTGGATCGAGTTGAACAGCTTCCGGAATTGCTGCTACCTGATGACATTCTTAGACCTTTGTTTTCGTTTCCTGCGATTTATTTGAGAGTTTGCATCTTTTCTTTGGTTACTTTAGTGAGTGAATCCCAGAGAGGAGAGGAAATGGGTAGATTGATTCATTAAACGGCATGCGTTTTATTTCTGGATATAGTGAATTGCGTCGCGTGTAGAATAGAAAGAAGCATGGACCACCAAAACTGTTCTCGCCGCTGCGAGAGATATTTTGTTTTCGTTTAGACCTTGTACATTggttaaacatttttttttaacactaatTTATTACGATACGAAAAAGATTatatagacgattcgacaaccgacaatactacatgTCTTATAAAGACTTACGTTTAACTGCATCACATGAGCCGTATTAtgaagatctcttgtaagtctttcttccgtaatctacataattgtttaataaatcgtTTTCTCGAGGACTTGAAACTTGGATTTTCTGTAATTTGCAATAAATTGTATTATCTGGGATTCAAATCTCAGACCTGGATGTGGaaacctttaaaccttaactagtaggctacggtgcttccacgaGTTAAACATTTTCGAACACCCTATTTTTCTCTTTTACCATTCCACGTCATCCTCTCTCACTTCCACATAATCATTCATAATAtgtctaatttttatttatttacaatatcttttaaaaaaaatctgttactttgttcttctatttttattttatatttataaatatttaaattttatgattataaatgtttatattttatcttacaaaaaattatgtaaatataaataaagaatattagaaaaataaaataaaataaacattataataatataaaatatatatttgtccAAATTCAACAAAACAAGTTTCTATTtataaaacacaaaaataataattttttatataaattgaataaatttatttattacaaaataatagaCTTGAAATAATTAGTGTGATGAAAAATATGTACAAtcacaagaaccactaagtagaAGCCGAAAATCGAATtgaaataacaataataaataaaGTGATATTAAGAAATAAACGATTATAAAAACCAAATAGAAACATAGATGAAAActgttttaaaaaatggacattGAGTCGAGATACAATCTATTTTCTTAACTCTAAATATTTGCTCCGTAGTGAGACGGGACTATATGAATATCGAGTTCCAGGATATAACCATGGCAGACGATCGTGAACTCCCTATCAAACTATAAACCCTATTGAGATGGAGACGTTGGAGATATCTGGTCAGGTTGATGCTTCCATTCCTTCGGCTTGTTCTATATGTTAGTTGTGGTATCTACCATGATGATTGTCTCCTGCCTTTTTCCTAGGTTTTTTATAGGTTTTGTCGTTTttgtctctctttttcttttctcattttTTGTGACCCGAGATTCTCGTTTCGAAAGTGTTTGAATTGTACGCTGAATCTTCTTTCCATTTGTactcaaaactcaaaataaGACATCTTTTATGGTTTTGCACTAATATTTGGTTAGTTCTTTATACATTATCATTTTATATCAATGCTAAACTATTCCAATTACTACGacattagttttatatttaattacacTAAAATAACATTATTACTATACCATAGTATCACATTTTTGGTCTAAaagatttattaaattaaaaataatatacaaatttatcagaattataATAttggatttatttatttaaaacaaattaaaaatgtatttttttgttgacTTTTGTATTTCATAATCCCAAAGGTAGAGGAGTACAAACACATGAGCAAAAGTATTTTACACGTGTAAGCACAAAATAAAAGGATCAAGCAACGTTCCTCAGCTCTGAGATCATTCATGCATAATTTGAAGGCGGACAGTCTagtacacaatataaagaaacaaCCTTCTTTCGTTGTTCACGTGGATGAGGAGCTACTAGTATGGTTCACAGAATCAATAAGTCTGTTTTTAAGTCGATGATAAAAAAAGGATCAAGCAACGTAGCGCAAATGAAGCATGCAAACAGGCCCGGCCCTGGGCTAAAGCCCATAAAGCAAGGGCTTCGGGCGCCAaggtttataaatattttagggGCAGTTTGTACAGCGAGTTTCTTTAGTGCAGTGGttattatatatctaatttcTCCTCTGCGCCCGGGTTCGAATCTTCCTCCTATCATTTTCCCTGTTCGCCTATAATAAAAGCAAAttgccaatttttttttttggtttacctTTGCCAATAGCCAAAAGATGATCGTGAAGATTGATTTACCTTTTCTAACTGATTAtattaaatgattaaaaaaataaactacaaTAATACCTATTGTGTTTACCCTAACAATTGACATtctatcttctcttcttcaaccttcttttttatttttttctgccTATCAACCATATTCCATCTTCTCTGAATCtatgtaagttttttttctttgttcttttgttttCGTTAACTTTTGATTGTGATTTACTTGTTTTATGTTCTAGCATATGTAATCTATTGGTGTCTATTAtctaaattatgtttttctttttaatgtttttgaattgTAGTCTGTAAAGAATGCTTCCAGGAAATAGAATAAGAATTCAATCAAGTGGAGCTAAAAATAGGAACAAAAAAGCCAGACAAGATGAAGTGATCAAATCTCAAACCAATGCTATGCTTAAGTATGTCACAATAACTAAAAGTTCTAAACCTGATGAAATCTCTGAAGCTGAAGAggaaaaagaagatgaagagtttGTTATTGAAGAAGATGTTCATGATAAGAGTGAAGAAGAAACTGCTAGAGATGATGCAGATTGTATGAATGTGGACAAAGAACAATCTGAGAATGAAAACATAGAATCCCAAGAGAAAGTTGATGATATTAGAAGCTTCCATGAAGATGTTGATATGGATGATCTTGGAAATTGGAAGAACATTGAACAGAGAATGAGAGATTATTTGGTTGAGAGAGGTCCACCTACAAGACCTCCAGTTGATTATCTTTTTCCAAGAGATCGTATTCAAAGATGTTTCACTTATTCATGTTTTACTCAAAATGGTTATTTTACTCATTAGATGGAGAGAAACAAGACAGGAGATGGTTAGTTTACTCAAAATCTAAAGAtaaaatcttttgtttttgCTGTAAATTATTCACTCATGAAACATTTCCTCCTCTATTGGTAACTACTGGATATGGTGATTGGAGAAATGCTTCACATAGGCTGAAAAACCATGAAACTACTTACAACCATGTTGTTTGCATGAGCCGCTGGATTGAGCTGGAAATGAGGCTGAAAAAGAGTGAAACTATTGATAAGCATTTGGAGGAGGCAATTAACAAGGAGAAGAAACATTGGAGAGATGTTATGTTGAGGATAATTGCAGTGGTAAAGACTCTAGCAGAAAGAAATCTAGCCTTTCGTGGAGATGACGAAAAGGTCAGTGATCCAAACAGTGGAAACTTCTTGGCTTTTATTACGATGATTGGAGGCTTTGATGAAGTAATGAAGGAGCACATTCGACGGATTGACAAAGGTGAAACCCAGTACGATTATCTTAGTCATAAGATTCAGAATGAGTTGATAGAATTACTTGCTAATGAGATTAGGATGGTAATCTTAAAGAAGATTCAAGAGGCAAAGTATTTTTCAATCATTTTGGATACTACTCCTGATATTAGTCACAAAGAGCAGATGACTTTTTTAATTCGATGCATAGATGTTTCTACGGATTCACCTAAGGTTGAGGAGTTCTTTTTGTCATTCTTGGAAATCAAAGACACAACAGGAGAAGGAATTTTTACCACTCTTCAAAATGCATTGGCTGATCTTAAGTTAAATATTGGTGATGTAAGAGGACAAGGTTACGACAACGGGTCTAATATGAAAGGAAAGCATAAGGGTGTTCAGAAAAGACTGCTGGATATTAATCCAAGGGCATTTTACACTCCATGTGGGTGTCACAGTCTCAATCTTACTCTTTGTGACATGGCTTCTTCAACTGAGAAAGCAGTTTCATTTTTTGGCACTGTGCAATGTTTATACAATCTGTTTTCATCAACCAACAACTGGGAAGTTTACAGAGAGTTGGTGAAAGGTACTACACTTAAACAATTATCACAGACTCGTTGGGAAAGTCGTATTGCTAGTGTAAAACCAATAAGGTTTCAAGCTGTAAAGATACGAGAGGCTTTGTTTTACTTAGCAGAGAACAGTGGTAATCTTGGACATCGTAGTGGAGCTGAGTGTCTTGCAGAAAGTGAAACACATGGAATAGGAAGATTTGAGTTCTTGTTTGGCATGGTAATTTGGTATGATTTGCTTTATGTTGTCAATACAGTGAGCAAATCTTTACAATCAGAGGATATGGATCTTGAGGCTGCTATTATCCAGTTAGGAGGGCTTGTTGGTTACTTGAAAGGGTACAGAGAAACTGGTTTTGAGAAAGCAAAAGCTGAAGCTATGCAAATTGCCATTGACATGGAGATCGAACCAACATTTTCTTCAAAGCCAAAGCggttaataaaaaggaaaaagcaTTTTGGTGAAGATGCTGAAAAAGTTGATGATAATTACCAGCTAAACGCGGAAGAGAGTTTTAGGATTGATTATTTCATCAACATTTTGGATCAAGCTATAGTGTCACTTGGGGTTAGATTTGAGCAGTTTCAGCGGTACGAAGATATCTTtgggtttttgtttggtttgaaaaGGCTAAAGTCAGCAAAAGATGATGAATTGATGATATCTTGTGTCAAGCTTGAAGCTTCTCTAGAGCATGATGGGCATTTTGATGTAGATGGAAAACACTTGTTTTTGGAACTTTAATATCTAAGAGGAATGTTACCAGAAGAAGTTACAAAGGTGATCCAGATGTTGGAATTTCTAAAAAGAATGGATGGTTGTTATCCAAACACAGAGATCGCTTATCGTATATTACTAACAATTCCGATTTCAGTTGCTTCTGCAGAAAAAAGTTTTTCAAAGTTGAAGCTCATCAAGAATTATCTACGTTCGACTATGTCTCAGGAGCGTTTGAATGGACTGTCGATGATATCCATAGAGCATGAATTAGCAAAAAAACTTGATTACTCGAAGCTGATAAATGATTTTGCAGGAAAAAAAAGCAAGGAGAATTATCTTTCATAAATAATGTATtacttttttttactttttattctatgaaaacaaattaaacttaataatattttacattgtctgattatatattcatattac is drawn from Brassica rapa cultivar Chiifu-401-42 chromosome A05, CAAS_Brap_v3.01, whole genome shotgun sequence and contains these coding sequences:
- the LOC103868318 gene encoding zinc finger MYM-type protein 1-like, yielding MFHLFMFYSKWLFYSLDGEKQDRRWLVYSKSKDKIFCFCCKLFTHETFPPLLVTTGYGDWRNASHRLKNHETTYNHVVCMSRWIELEMRLKKSETIDKHLEEAINKEKKHWRDVMLRIIAVVKTLAERNLAFRGDDEKVSDPNSGNFLAFITMIGGFDEVMKEHIRRIDKGETQYDYLSHKIQNELIELLANEIRMVILKKIQEAKYFSIILDTTPDISHKEQMTFLIRCIDVSTDSPKVEEFFLSFLEIKDTTGEGIFTTLQNALADLKLNIGDVRGQGYDNGSNMKGKHKGVQKRLLDINPRAFYTPCGCHSLNLTLCDMASSTEKAVSFFGTVQCLYNLFSSTNNWEVYRELVKGTTLKQLSQTRWESRIASVKPIRFQAVKIREALFYLAENSGNLGHRSGAECLAESETHGIGRFEFLFGMVIWYDLLYVVNTVSKSLQSEDMDLEAAIIQLGGLVGYLKGYRETGFEKAKAEAMQIAIDMEIEPTFSSKPKRLIKRKKHFGEDAEKVDDNYQLNAEESFRIDYFINILDQAIVSLGVRFEQFQRYEDIFGFLFGLKRLKSAKDDELMISCVKLEASLEHDGHFDVDGKHLFLEL
- the LOC103868296 gene encoding phytochrome C; amino-acid sequence: MSSGSSNSGSCSTRSRNNSRLSSQVLADAKLHGSFEESERLFDYSASIHVNMPTSSSYDIPSSSDVSSYLHKIQRGMLIQPFGCLIVVDDKTLKVIAFSENTQEMLGLSPHTVPSMEQREALSIGTDVQSLFQSQGSSALQKAADFGEISILNPITLHCRTSGKPFYAILHRIEQGLVIDLEPVGLDEVPVTAAGALKSYKLAAKSISRLQALPSGNMSLLCDALVKEVSELTGYDRVMVYKFHGDGHGEVIAECCKADLEPYLGLHYSATDIPQASRFLFMRNKVRMICDCSAVPVKVVQDKSLSQPITLAGSTLRAPHGCHAQYMSNMGSVASLVMSVTINGSESDEMNRDLQTGRTLWGLVVCHHASPRVVPFPLRYACEFLTQVFGVHINKEAESALLLKEKHILQTQSVLCDMLFRNAPIGIVTQSPNIMDLVKCDGAALYYRDKLWALGVAPTETQIRDIIDWVLKSQGGGNSGVTTESLMESGYPDASVLGESICGMAAVHITQKVFLFWFRSGTAKQIKWGGARHDPDDRDGKRMHPRSSFKAFMEIVRWKSMPWDDMEMDAINSLQLIIKGSLQEEHPDTVVNVPPFVDNRVQKVDEMCVIVNEMVRLIDTAAVPIFAADASGVINGWNSKAAEVTGLAVEQAIGKPVSDIVEDDSAITVKNMLALALQGSEERGAEIRIRAFGPKRKSSPIELVVNTCCSRDTRNNVLGVCFIGQDVTGQKTLIEKYSRVQGDYARIMWSPSTLIPPIFMTTENGLCSEWNDAMQKLSGIRREEAVNKMLLGEVFTSNDSCCRLQDHDTLTKLRIALNAVSSGQDNIEKLLFGFYHRDGRFIEALLSANKRTDMEGKVTGVLCFLQVPSPELQYALQVQRISEQAMACAVNKMAYLRQQVENPEKAISFLQDFLHSSGLNEEQKQLLSTSVSCREQLAKVISDSDIEGIEDGYVQLGCSEFSLEESLESVVKQVMELSIERKVQIICDYPQEVSLMRLYGDSLRLQQILSETLSSSIRFTPALKGLCVSFKVMSRIEAIGKRMKRVELEFRIIHPAPGLPDDLVREMFQPLRKDTSREGLGLHITQKMVKLMEGGTLRYLRESEMSAFVILAEFPLL